The Pseudomonas kermanshahensis genome includes a window with the following:
- a CDS encoding substrate-binding domain-containing protein, with protein sequence MINAIDMHTRKVLWQNPLGTARANGPFGRDIAFVGRNSTYSVSMERLHGYMECLEKNGITPHPDWMIETAISLAGGKDGMSRLLDMDRRPTGVVCYNDLIATGALSELGNRGLKAGEDIALIGSDGVASSAYCNPPLTTVALEPERIGEVASEMLMKRLKNPDAPAMKFLLKPKLIVRKSCGLTRN encoded by the coding sequence ATGATCAATGCCATCGATATGCACACCCGTAAAGTGCTGTGGCAGAACCCGCTGGGTACTGCTCGTGCGAACGGCCCGTTCGGTCGGGACATTGCCTTCGTCGGGCGCAACAGCACCTATTCGGTAAGCATGGAGCGTTTGCACGGCTACATGGAGTGCTTGGAGAAAAACGGGATTACCCCACATCCGGACTGGATGATCGAAACTGCCATCAGCCTGGCTGGCGGCAAAGACGGCATGAGTCGCCTGCTCGACATGGATCGTCGGCCGACAGGAGTGGTTTGCTACAACGACCTGATTGCCACTGGCGCGCTCAGCGAGCTGGGCAACCGAGGACTTAAGGCGGGTGAGGACATCGCTTTGATCGGGAGTGACGGGGTCGCGAGCTCCGCATACTGCAACCCTCCCCTCACCACCGTGGCCCTGGAGCCTGAGCGTATTGGAGAGGTTGCTAGCGAAATGCTCATGAAGCGCCTGAAGAACCCAGACGCCCCTGCCATGAAGTTCTTACTCAAACCGAAGCTGATTGTGCGTAAAAGCTGCGGCCTGACGCGTAACTAA
- a CDS encoding Rieske 2Fe-2S domain-containing protein: MSQDLTLLCRDDELQEGLARGFDPWAQGRDTVLALRWRGQVRVYRNLCPHLDVAMQYRKDRFMSGDGRHIVCFAHGALFQPDNGFCVLGPCQGQSLQALMVKVDVSGNVWLEEGGPRANDEAIACASMD; the protein is encoded by the coding sequence GTGTCCCAGGATTTGACATTGCTTTGCCGCGACGACGAGTTGCAGGAAGGCCTTGCACGTGGGTTCGACCCCTGGGCCCAGGGGCGTGATACCGTTCTTGCGTTGCGCTGGCGTGGCCAGGTGCGTGTCTATCGAAACCTGTGTCCGCACCTGGACGTGGCCATGCAGTACCGCAAGGACCGCTTCATGTCTGGCGATGGCCGGCACATCGTCTGCTTTGCTCATGGTGCGCTGTTTCAACCCGACAACGGCTTCTGCGTGCTTGGCCCCTGTCAGGGCCAGTCGCTGCAAGCACTGATGGTAAAGGTCGACGTTTCGGGAAATGTTTGGCTGGAGGAGGGTGGCCCTCGGGCAAACGATGAGGCTATTGCGTGCGCTTCCATGGACTAG
- a CDS encoding alpha/beta fold hydrolase, which translates to MSYTHLTVPTRTVEVGGDTFTYRRWGNTSGVPLVFIAHFRGGLDHWDPIITDGLAAGREVILLNGRGVASSSGTPATTIEQMADDIAAAIKALGLTQVDLLGFSIGGLQVQEVALRHPELVRKLLLLGTGLRGGDPTMAEGVREAASNPVPTIENFLFLFFGRSEAAKKAGLAFWERRNQRADQDTPSSIDVAMAQGAAFAAYVQSAQGENRFSYLNELKQPTLVVNGVDDVMIPSINSWSLVQNIPNAQLLIYPDSGHAAHFQYPERFLKHALQFLEE; encoded by the coding sequence ATGAGCTATACCCATCTCACCGTTCCGACCCGCACAGTAGAAGTAGGCGGCGACACCTTCACCTACCGTCGCTGGGGTAATACTTCAGGTGTTCCCCTGGTCTTCATTGCCCACTTCCGTGGTGGGCTCGATCACTGGGATCCGATCATCACTGATGGTCTGGCTGCGGGTCGTGAAGTGATCCTGCTGAACGGTAGGGGTGTAGCGTCGTCGTCGGGAACACCGGCCACGACCATTGAGCAAATGGCGGATGACATTGCAGCGGCCATCAAGGCACTGGGGCTGACCCAAGTCGACCTGCTTGGCTTCTCCATCGGTGGTCTGCAAGTTCAGGAGGTGGCGCTTCGTCACCCCGAGTTGGTACGCAAGCTTTTGCTGCTCGGCACCGGACTGCGCGGTGGTGATCCAACCATGGCGGAGGGGGTGAGAGAGGCCGCTTCGAACCCCGTTCCGACCATCGAAAACTTCCTGTTCCTCTTCTTCGGTCGTTCGGAAGCAGCCAAGAAGGCGGGCCTGGCGTTCTGGGAGCGCCGCAACCAGCGCGCCGATCAAGACACCCCAAGCTCGATTGATGTCGCCATGGCACAGGGCGCTGCTTTTGCAGCCTATGTCCAGTCGGCACAGGGCGAGAACCGCTTCTCTTACCTCAACGAGCTCAAGCAGCCCACCTTGGTAGTTAATGGCGTAGACGACGTCATGATCCCTTCGATCAATTCGTGGAGCCTGGTGCAGAACATCCCGAATGCCCAGCTGCTGATCTACCCGGACTCCGGTCACGCCGCTCACTTCCAGTATCCCGAGCGCTTCCTGAAACACGCTCTCCAATTCTTGGAAGAGTAA
- a CDS encoding GlcG/HbpS family heme-binding protein, protein MNKLTLELASQMVDTALAEGRRLALQPLCVAVLDAGGHLLALKRDERASLLRPQIASGKAASVLGMGFGGRELAHRAAALPAFFNALSALAGGNMVPVPGGVLVRNGAGEVIGAIGISGDSSDNDERCAIAGVLGANLMPDSGAC, encoded by the coding sequence ATGAATAAGCTCACCCTGGAACTGGCGTCGCAGATGGTCGACACTGCGCTGGCAGAGGGACGGCGGTTAGCCTTGCAGCCACTTTGTGTTGCGGTACTGGATGCCGGCGGTCACCTGCTGGCGCTCAAACGCGACGAGCGCGCCAGCCTGCTGCGACCGCAAATCGCGTCGGGCAAGGCCGCCTCAGTGCTCGGCATGGGCTTTGGCGGCCGCGAACTTGCCCATCGTGCTGCCGCGCTTCCTGCATTCTTCAATGCATTGAGTGCCCTGGCCGGCGGCAATATGGTTCCGGTGCCCGGCGGGGTGCTGGTGCGTAATGGGGCAGGGGAAGTGATCGGCGCTATCGGTATCAGCGGTGACAGCTCCGACAACGACGAACGCTGTGCGATTGCCGGTGTGCTGGGGGCAAACTTGATGCCCGACAGTGGGGCATGTTGA
- a CDS encoding LysR family transcriptional regulator codes for MRFHGLDLNLLVVLDALFVEQHVTRAAVRLHLTQSAVSAALGRLREHFNDPLFVLVGGAMLPTALMQSLHPRIDQVLENARGIAFANASFDPGAARRKFRIIASDYVIAVLMPALMRRLASLAPQVDLQLLTLVPLRGAEPGSLVDEALEHRHCDLVILPLAHGSARHPQQPLFEDSFSVIACRDNCALMDGLTLEHYLAAPHVVRETGAGAQGSMEAEFIASQGLARRVAVAVDQFALIPEFIVGGPCLSTLHSRLAHLYAQRFPLRLLPPPLAIPATLQVMQWHAYQDSDPALVWLRQLLAEVAG; via the coding sequence GTGCGCTTCCATGGACTAGACCTGAACCTGCTGGTGGTGCTGGACGCTTTGTTTGTCGAGCAGCACGTCACGCGCGCCGCAGTGCGCCTGCACCTGACCCAGTCAGCGGTCAGCGCGGCCCTGGGTCGCCTGCGGGAGCATTTTAACGATCCGCTGTTTGTCCTCGTGGGCGGCGCCATGCTGCCCACGGCGCTGATGCAGTCACTGCACCCACGTATCGACCAGGTACTGGAAAACGCGCGGGGCATTGCCTTCGCCAATGCAAGCTTCGACCCGGGAGCGGCGCGCCGCAAGTTCCGCATCATTGCGTCAGATTATGTGATCGCGGTGCTCATGCCGGCGCTGATGCGACGGTTGGCCAGCCTTGCGCCCCAGGTCGACTTGCAACTTCTCACGCTGGTGCCGCTGCGCGGTGCCGAGCCGGGCAGCCTGGTGGATGAGGCCCTGGAGCACCGACACTGCGACCTGGTGATCCTGCCGCTTGCCCATGGCTCGGCGCGTCATCCGCAACAACCGTTGTTCGAAGACAGCTTCAGCGTCATTGCCTGCAGGGATAATTGCGCCCTGATGGACGGCCTCACGCTGGAGCATTACTTGGCAGCGCCACATGTGGTCCGCGAGACCGGCGCAGGCGCCCAGGGCAGCATGGAAGCGGAATTTATCGCAAGCCAGGGGCTGGCGCGGCGGGTGGCTGTGGCGGTGGACCAGTTCGCGTTGATACCGGAATTCATCGTTGGCGGCCCCTGCCTATCGACCCTGCACAGTCGCCTGGCGCACCTCTACGCGCAGCGCTTTCCTCTGCGCCTGCTGCCACCACCACTCGCCATTCCCGCCACTCTGCAGGTGATGCAATGGCACGCCTACCAGGACAGTGACCCGGCGCTGGTCTGGCTGCGCCAGTTGTTGGCGGAGGTGGCGGGCTGA
- a CDS encoding metal-dependent hydrolase family protein yields MPRRHVHCQTLFTGLEDQARHDQVLIIEKGMFTHVGPRQTAPQPLPGERVIDTGGHFVMPGLVDVHTHLVFGNAKSEEDIDLHVSPEFRALRGLFFTQHVLAAGYTSVVVPGDAGHCSIAVRNAINAGMFSGPRIAASSNVIANRQSLNDWFPSWVGTPEYFSGRLCATRDEQIAEIRRQAKDGVDLIKIAMDGPHMRPNGEHIAAFTQDETRAMVEEIHRLGKKVAVHAYGREAVLYAAKAGVDVIFHGFFLDDACIEAILESGSHLAPTFTMLANNVEFAEDYEPSTRCGYAAMQRRVIEVGCRNLRRAREAGVPFMTGSDSGFAITPYGEWHAREIEIFVDWLGFSPAQALRAATSVAARMMPVAQQVGAIEVGRRADFICVDGSPLQNVSILQERERIRDVYLGGHRVEAQVPGYDPYKVSDFNTVKWAELHTRQRAVEMGKRSAPEPEQEVGRHE; encoded by the coding sequence ATGCCCAGACGCCACGTTCACTGCCAAACCCTCTTTACTGGCCTTGAGGACCAGGCTCGACACGACCAGGTGCTGATCATCGAAAAGGGTATGTTCACCCATGTCGGCCCTCGCCAGACCGCTCCGCAGCCATTGCCTGGCGAACGCGTGATTGACACTGGCGGACACTTCGTCATGCCCGGCCTGGTGGATGTCCACACCCATCTGGTGTTCGGCAACGCCAAGAGCGAGGAAGACATCGACCTGCACGTCTCGCCGGAATTTCGCGCCCTGCGCGGTCTGTTTTTTACCCAGCATGTATTGGCCGCCGGCTACACCTCGGTGGTGGTGCCGGGTGACGCCGGGCATTGCAGCATTGCCGTACGCAACGCTATCAATGCCGGTATGTTCAGTGGCCCTCGCATCGCCGCCAGCAGCAATGTAATCGCCAACCGGCAGAGCCTGAACGATTGGTTCCCCAGTTGGGTCGGTACGCCTGAGTATTTCTCTGGCCGCCTGTGCGCTACCCGCGACGAGCAGATTGCGGAAATCCGTCGCCAGGCCAAGGATGGCGTGGACCTGATCAAGATCGCTATGGACGGCCCGCACATGCGTCCCAACGGGGAACATATCGCCGCGTTCACCCAGGACGAGACCCGCGCCATGGTCGAGGAGATCCACCGCCTTGGAAAAAAGGTCGCCGTGCATGCCTATGGCCGCGAAGCGGTGCTGTATGCGGCGAAGGCGGGGGTGGACGTGATCTTCCACGGGTTTTTCCTAGACGATGCCTGTATCGAGGCAATACTCGAATCGGGTAGTCACCTCGCTCCGACCTTCACCATGCTCGCCAACAACGTCGAATTTGCCGAGGATTACGAGCCTTCGACCCGCTGTGGTTACGCTGCGATGCAGCGCCGTGTGATCGAGGTGGGTTGTCGCAACTTGCGCCGCGCCCGGGAAGCCGGTGTGCCGTTCATGACCGGCAGTGACAGCGGTTTCGCCATCACTCCCTACGGTGAATGGCACGCCCGTGAAATCGAGATTTTTGTCGACTGGTTGGGTTTCAGCCCTGCCCAGGCATTGCGCGCGGCAACCTCGGTTGCCGCGCGGATGATGCCCGTGGCGCAGCAGGTGGGCGCCATCGAGGTTGGCCGTCGCGCCGACTTCATCTGTGTTGATGGCTCCCCCCTGCAGAACGTCTCGATTCTTCAGGAGCGCGAGCGCATACGTGACGTGTACCTAGGCGGGCATCGCGTGGAGGCCCAGGTACCGGGCTACGATCCCTACAAGGTCAGTGACTTCAACACGGTGAAATGGGCCGAACTTCACACCCGGCAACGGGCCGTGGAAATGGGCAAGCGCAGCGCACCTGAACCTGAGCAAGAGGTAGGCCGGCATGAATAA
- a CDS encoding FAD-dependent oxidoreductase: protein MSSDISKVLVVGGGIGGLCAAIALRRQGIAVDLVEIKSEWTVYGVGIIQQSNVVREMARLGVLEGYLEAAYAFEDVGIYDLQGNALVRIPGQRLAGPEYPANVGISRLSLHQVLSTTAIDLGTQVRLGLSVESFQQDAAGVDVSFTDGSAARYDLVVGADGVYSKIRGMLFGDTYKPRFTGQAVWRYNFPRHPSIDHLASYVGAEGNAGLVPLSDDLMYMFSTSHEPGNPRYEPAQLAELMRDRISKIAGLVGELREQITDSSQVVYKPMEVVFVNEPWFKGRVLLIGDAAHATTPHLGQGAGMAIEDALVLSLELCGSGSVEERLERFMTRRFERCKYISENSIMAGEREMARDATFDRIGLTKAMLKLTAEPI, encoded by the coding sequence ATGAGCAGCGATATCAGCAAGGTACTCGTAGTCGGCGGCGGGATTGGTGGCCTCTGCGCGGCCATCGCATTGCGCCGCCAGGGCATCGCGGTGGACCTGGTGGAAATCAAGTCCGAGTGGACCGTCTATGGCGTCGGCATCATTCAGCAGAGCAACGTAGTGCGAGAGATGGCCCGCCTCGGCGTGCTCGAAGGCTACCTCGAAGCGGCCTATGCCTTCGAGGACGTTGGCATCTACGATCTGCAGGGCAATGCCCTGGTACGCATCCCAGGCCAGCGCCTGGCCGGCCCGGAGTATCCCGCCAACGTCGGTATCTCGCGCCTGTCTCTGCACCAGGTGCTGAGCACCACTGCGATCGACCTTGGCACCCAGGTACGCCTTGGCTTGTCGGTAGAATCCTTCCAACAAGACGCGGCCGGCGTGGATGTGAGCTTCACCGATGGCAGCGCTGCTCGCTACGACTTGGTTGTGGGGGCCGACGGCGTTTACTCGAAGATTCGCGGCATGCTCTTTGGCGACACCTACAAGCCGCGTTTCACCGGGCAGGCCGTGTGGCGCTACAACTTTCCTCGACATCCTTCCATTGATCATCTGGCGAGCTATGTCGGCGCTGAGGGCAACGCCGGCCTGGTACCGCTGTCCGATGACCTGATGTACATGTTCTCCACCTCACACGAACCGGGTAACCCCCGCTATGAGCCGGCACAGTTGGCCGAACTGATGCGTGACCGCATCAGTAAGATCGCAGGCCTAGTGGGCGAGCTGCGCGAGCAGATTACCGACAGCAGCCAGGTGGTCTACAAACCCATGGAAGTGGTGTTCGTCAACGAACCTTGGTTCAAAGGCCGTGTGCTGCTGATTGGCGACGCGGCTCATGCAACCACGCCGCATCTGGGGCAGGGCGCCGGGATGGCAATCGAAGACGCGCTGGTTCTGAGCCTGGAGCTGTGCGGCAGCGGCTCGGTGGAGGAGCGGCTTGAGCGTTTCATGACGCGCCGCTTTGAGCGCTGCAAGTACATCAGCGAGAACTCGATCATGGCCGGGGAGAGGGAAATGGCCCGTGACGCGACGTTCGATCGCATCGGACTGACCAAGGCGATGCTCAAGCTGACCGCCGAACCGATCTGA
- a CDS encoding TetR/AcrR family transcriptional regulator encodes MKVTKAQAQANRAHIVETSSTLFRERGYDGVGVADLMGAAGFTHGGFYKHFKSKADLIGESATCGINKTVEQMQGIELADFVNFYLSRKHRDEKGKGCTLAALGGDAARQSNDIKAAYEAGIEKLLEVLQGKDDEPKASRAEIIDTFAHALGALILSRACPDDSPLADEVLSVCREQIMDKLTP; translated from the coding sequence ATGAAGGTCACCAAGGCCCAAGCACAAGCTAACCGGGCCCATATCGTGGAAACGTCCTCCACGCTATTCCGTGAGCGCGGCTACGACGGCGTGGGTGTTGCAGACCTCATGGGAGCTGCCGGCTTCACCCACGGCGGTTTTTACAAACACTTCAAATCCAAGGCGGATTTGATAGGTGAATCCGCGACGTGCGGAATCAACAAGACGGTCGAGCAGATGCAGGGCATCGAGCTCGCCGACTTCGTCAATTTCTACCTGTCCCGCAAGCACCGCGATGAGAAAGGGAAAGGTTGCACCCTAGCGGCACTGGGCGGAGACGCCGCTCGACAGTCCAATGACATCAAAGCAGCTTACGAGGCTGGGATTGAAAAGTTGCTGGAGGTTTTACAGGGCAAGGATGACGAACCGAAAGCAAGTCGTGCGGAAATCATCGACACCTTCGCACACGCCCTCGGCGCCTTGATTCTGTCTCGCGCTTGTCCGGACGACTCACCACTAGCTGATGAAGTGCTCAGCGTGTGCCGTGAGCAGATCATGGACAAATTGACGCCCTGA